The sequence AAGCCCGGCGCACCGGCGTCGAACAAGGCCGTGGAGGCGTTGTACGGGATCGCGGAGGAGATCTACGACGAGCTGGACCACGGGCAGATCCCCAAGATGAAGATCCCGCTCCGCACGAAGGCGAACATCCGGTTCGACACGAAGCATTCGGTCTGGAAGTACGGCAGCCTCATGGGTGTTCGGAGCGCGAAGAAGCTCAAGGGGGCACTCATGCTCCTGCGGACCATGTACGTCCTCGAGTTCATCCAGGACATGATCAACACGGCGAAGTCTTCGACCCTGCGGGAGATGTACTACATCTCGGAAGGCTGGGACGTCGCCAAGTTCCACTCCCAGGACGAGTCCAACCTGCTCGCGGAGGACCTCGAGGTGATCACGCAGCTCCTGCGGGAGGACTTCAAGCTCCGGCCCGAGGAGAGCGGCGCGAGCGTGATCGGGAACCTCACCCTAGAGGAAATCACGCGGAACGGCGAGCGAAAGCGGATCAACTGCCGCGACGACGTCGGCGACGCGGGCTACACGATCCCCTACAACATCGAGAAGGAGAAGGTCAAGCTCATCGACGCGGATGCGAAGTTCGTCCTCGCCATCGAGACGGGCGGCATGTTCGACCGCCTCGTGGAGAACGGATTCGACGAAGACGGCAAGTGCATTTTGGTCCACCTTAAAGGTCAGCCGTCACGGAGCACACGTCGCCTTTTGAAAAGATTAAACGAGGAGTTAAAACTTAATGTCGTGAGCTTTACCGATGGAGACCCTTGGAGCTTCCGCATCCATGCCTCCGTCGCGTACGGCGCCATCAAGACGGCCCACATCTCCGAGTACCTCGCGACGCCCACCGCGGAGTTCATCGGAATCACCGCGAGCGACATCCTCAACTACGACCTGCCGACCGATGTCCTCACGCCGCGCGACGTCGGAGCCCTGAACGCGGAGCTCTCCGACCCCCGCTTCAACGACGAGTTCTGGCGGAACGAGATCCAGACCATGCTCCAGATCAACAAGAAGGCGGAGCAGCAGGCGCTCGCGAAGTACGGCCTCGACTACGTCACGGACACGTACCTGCCGGAGAAGCTCGACGCCCTCGGCCTGATATGAGCGTCAGCGGGATTCGGGGGCCTGGTGGAGGACGCTCCCCAGGGTGCCGTCGACCCACACGGGCCGTGTCCTCCCGCTCCCGTTCGACTGCATCTCGAACTTCCAGATCGGGAGCAGGCAGAGGTCCGGGTGCTCCGTGAGCACCTTGGCGCCCAGAGAGCGGTGCACGATCTCCTTGGCCTGGGAAGGGCCGATGTGGGCCACGGGCACGACGTCTCCGATCTTCTGGGCCGGGCCGGGTTCCAGCTGGGCCTTGGACGCCAACGCATCGAGGCGGGACACGTCCTCCCGGGGGAACTCGTGGAAGCTCAGGTTGCCGTTGACCACGTACGCGAGATGGCCCGACACGGCGTTCACGAAGAAGGACCGCGCGACCCGGCCGCGCCGGCGGCCCCGCAGGATCTCTGCCTCCACGCGCCACAGGGGCACGAAGTAGAACTCCTTCCCGGCGATGTGCTCCCTCGGGATCAGGAGCATGCGGCGTTGGATCGCCTCGTTTGCCCGCTTCGTGGCCTCGACGAGCGGGAAGCGCAGGGGGAGCCAAGCGACCCGAGAGGGAACCCCGCGCCGCACGTCGAACCCAATCGTCGGGTCCCAGTACACCTCCCGGCCTTCCACCTGCTCGGGCCGGAGGAGGCGCACCTCCGCGAGCTTCCGCAGAAGGATTCCCAGGAATCGGGTGTCCGCGGGGTTCATGCCCGCGATCTCCTCGAGCCCGTAGATCCCCGGGTGGTCCTCGAAGAGGTGCAGGACGCGGAGGCCGATGCCCTCCTCGACCTCCGTCTTGGCCGCGGACCTCGCAGCCTTGGCCGCGACGGCCGCGAGCGTCTGCCGCTTGAACGCCTTCTCGTCCGGTGCCGTCTTGGGGAGCGCGAGCTCGTGGCTCGATTGGATCTCGTGGAACCGCTCCTCGGGGACGACCGTGTGCTGCGTCGCGAGCCCGCGGACCTCGAGCCGCTCTACCCGGCCGAGGTGCTCCGGGGACAGGAGCAGGAACTGGCCGGCCTTCAGGGAGGGCACGAGCGCGAGGACCTCCTCGGGGTCGCTCGGATGCAACGAACCGACGAGGTGGCGGACGCGGTCCAGGTCCTGCTTCGCGAGGAGGCGCCCCAGCGCCCAGGTATTCGCCTGGCCGAGGGCCTTATAGTCCAAGTCGGTCACGTTCTGCGTCGCGACGACCAGGCCGACGCCGTACTTGCGCGCCTGGCGGAACAGGAGGGACAGGAACTTCTTCGCCGGTGGGTTCTTCGGATGCGGCGGACAGAGCCCGGCGACCTCGTCGATGTAGAGGACGAGGCGTAGGCCGCCGTTCGTCTCGGACACCATCCAGCGGTACACGTCCTCGCACAACGTGGCGACGACCATCTCCCGCTCGGACGGGCTGCGCAGCCCTCCCGTATACACGACGTTCACGGGGGTCCGCCCTTTGGGCGCCCACGAGACCATGTCCGCGACATCGAGCGGCGGGCCCGCGGTGAAGAGGAGACCCTTGGCCCCGACGGTCATCGCCTTGGCCCGCCGCACGAGACCCGCCCGCTCCTTGTGCGAGACGAGGGCGCTGTCCATTGCGGTCTCCCGCTCCAGGAGGTGCGGCAGGTCGGAGACCTCCTTGGGCCACCGCCCCGACTGCCACGCGTCCTGGAGGGCCATGTAGATCGTGTCCTTGGCCCGCGAGCCGCTGTCCGACGTGAGCGCGTAGCCCATCGCGGCCGCGAGGCCCTCCGCGATCGCATCGACGAACAGGACCGCGTCCTCGGAGGCCTCGAACGCGGGCGCGTCCTTCAGGGGGTTCAGGCTCCGTGTCACGCCGTGGCGCGACCCCGGCGTAAGGATCTGCACGGCGGCGCGGGCCCAGTACTCGTCCCGCGCGTCGTCGGGCGTGCCGTGGGCCGCGGAGGACTCCTGGGTCGCGGCAAGCGCGAGGGACGCGAGGTCGCCCTGGCTGTCCACCGCGATCACGGGGACGCCCACGCGGACGGCCTCCTCGAGGATCGCCTTCCCGAGCACCGTCTTCCCCGAGCCCGTGGCACCGAGGATCACGACGTGCCGCAGCAGGTCCTCTTCGGGCAACCGAATGGGTGCCCCGGTCTCCGGATTCGTCCCCAGATGGAGGGGCATGACTCACCTTCCCACGC is a genomic window of Thermoplasmata archaeon containing:
- a CDS encoding helicase HerA-like domain-containing protein; translation: MPLHLGTNPETGAPIRLPEEDLLRHVVILGATGSGKTVLGKAILEEAVRVGVPVIAVDSQGDLASLALAATQESSAAHGTPDDARDEYWARAAVQILTPGSRHGVTRSLNPLKDAPAFEASEDAVLFVDAIAEGLAAAMGYALTSDSGSRAKDTIYMALQDAWQSGRWPKEVSDLPHLLERETAMDSALVSHKERAGLVRRAKAMTVGAKGLLFTAGPPLDVADMVSWAPKGRTPVNVVYTGGLRSPSEREMVVATLCEDVYRWMVSETNGGLRLVLYIDEVAGLCPPHPKNPPAKKFLSLLFRQARKYGVGLVVATQNVTDLDYKALGQANTWALGRLLAKQDLDRVRHLVGSLHPSDPEEVLALVPSLKAGQFLLLSPEHLGRVERLEVRGLATQHTVVPEERFHEIQSSHELALPKTAPDEKAFKRQTLAAVAAKAARSAAKTEVEEGIGLRVLHLFEDHPGIYGLEEIAGMNPADTRFLGILLRKLAEVRLLRPEQVEGREVYWDPTIGFDVRRGVPSRVAWLPLRFPLVEATKRANEAIQRRMLLIPREHIAGKEFYFVPLWRVEAEILRGRRRGRVARSFFVNAVSGHLAYVVNGNLSFHEFPREDVSRLDALASKAQLEPGPAQKIGDVVPVAHIGPSQAKEIVHRSLGAKVLTEHPDLCLLPIWKFEMQSNGSGRTRPVWVDGTLGSVLHQAPESR
- a CDS encoding DNA topoisomerase IV subunit A; this encodes MSKKAKPGAPASNKAVEALYGIAEEIYDELDHGQIPKMKIPLRTKANIRFDTKHSVWKYGSLMGVRSAKKLKGALMLLRTMYVLEFIQDMINTAKSSTLREMYYISEGWDVAKFHSQDESNLLAEDLEVITQLLREDFKLRPEESGASVIGNLTLEEITRNGERKRINCRDDVGDAGYTIPYNIEKEKVKLIDADAKFVLAIETGGMFDRLVENGFDEDGKCILVHLKGQPSRSTRRLLKRLNEELKLNVVSFTDGDPWSFRIHASVAYGAIKTAHISEYLATPTAEFIGITASDILNYDLPTDVLTPRDVGALNAELSDPRFNDEFWRNEIQTMLQINKKAEQQALAKYGLDYVTDTYLPEKLDALGLI